DNA from Lineus longissimus chromosome 7, tnLinLong1.2, whole genome shotgun sequence:
TTTGTCCCTCTGTCCCTTGTAGCCTACTGTGTATTTCTCGGCATATTTGATGCTGCAACTACTGAAATTGGACTCGAACACTATGGAGAGAAACCCCTTGTGAGCATACCATGGCTGATGCCTCTTAACACTGCAGTAAACTTTGGCTATGTTGTCCTCGGATTGTACTGGATTTACTTCTCGAAAAAGAATCTTCCAACAAAGGAACAATTCTTCTTCCACATTTTCAGTTGGTTCGCCATTATTTATGGACCAGCACAACTCATGCGATTTTTAACCCAGAGCCATCACTGGGCTATCATTGACCAGTACTATACCCTCCCCATCTTTGCCTGGGTGATACCATGGGCTTTACACTATACTGACTCCTACACCAATCAGAAGGCAATACTAATAGAAATAGCCTCTGTACTCAGTTATGTGTTGACTCTAGTGACACCCATTGGATTCGAGATTGCTTTAGGTAGTCACATCCTACTTGTTTGTATCATCGGAGTGAACTGCTATGTGAAACACCAGAGCAAAGATGCCCTCAGAGCTCTTATACTTGCTGTGTTAAACTGTGGCGGATTTGTGGTCTTGAAGCTGTTGGACTTGCATCTCCCAAAGGTACATCCTTTCTTTGAGCGCGTCAGTGGACACTTTCTGTCCAAAATATGTGATTGTCTTCAGATCCATTATACATTAGAATGCTTTTATGCTATGTATCGGACAAAATCTGCCAACGAACAGAAGAAGAGGTAGACTTCTTGATTCGATATTCATTATGTCCTCACACAAATGATTGTTCTTCAGACTTTTTTTGAATTTTAGAAATAAAGTCATCAATAATTGAATAAGTGGTTGTGCAATGTTTGCTCTGATAAGATAAGTGATGTCATTGACCTTGAATGACTAGTGGCCGTCCATTCAGGTATGGAGGAAGACACAGATCAACAACCCTGCTTTTTGTCCTCTCGAGATGGTTCAGGTCACTCGAGGGTAGAAACATCTCTGCATTAGGCTGTCTTGATACAGCGAAATGGTCCGTTCTTACCTCCACGATAACAGGGTAATACAAAGAAAAAGTTCTGCCAAATACTTCTAATACAGCAAGTTTTATTGTGAAAAATATTGTGTACAACATTTACAGCCATGAACAATAATCAATGAAAAAGTAAAATATCACtctagtccattcgtaaatgttttgtctgCATCATTTGGGGCTCTCGAGCAAgaactactggttggatttctttgataCCGTTTTTTTTATTGATCTGACCATCGAAACCAATCAGCATATTCAGGGTTTGTTTCTGGGTATTTCGTTCATTAATTTTTGGCACTTCaaaaaaaaaaacttcaaagaaatccgatctgtagtttgtgctccagagctaCAAACAATGCAGTCAATACATTTACAAATGGACTCCAAATAATATCGTCAATTTCAATAATGATTGAAACTATGaaaatacatttgtacaggTACAAATCATTTCTTTTCAAGGCGTGTCATCTAAAAGTGGTTTTCAGGCCAGTTTCTACTACAGCTGAGAGCGTTGGAAACTACAGTTTCTCGGTCATTGGATTAATTTTGAATAGCTCGACAATTGTAACTGACCACAAACGCCGACCAAACAGCTGAACTGCTGCAGTTGGATTAGGCCTCAAAACAGTCTTCCATGGGTGACACATGTCCTATCACAAATCTGGACTATGATTAACATCGCAATGGATGTTTGTTGGCTCAGGAGTTTTTTGAGAAATCAGTCAATATGTTCCCTTGCATAGAAATAACCTCATTCACCAATATCAGTCATCTTCAAACAGTGGGAGTGACAGAAAACACCCTGAATTACTGGTTCACTGATCGTAGTCCCTTCCCTGATTAAGATACGACATGCTTCTGTCAGAACCAAGTCATGACAATCTAAAATAGCTAGGCAATACACACAACACGTTTCTTGATAAAAAATCTAAACAAAAGAGCTTACTAAATGGACACAATGAcaccattttgaattttgacaacagcTATTGCACATCTTGCTTTGCACCATAATATACTTGATTCAAATCCCCTTTTATCAAATCCAAACAACAGGTGCTGCTGTGTTACTCTGGTCCTTGAGGGGAGTTAGCGGACCAATGCACAGCGGCAACAAATCTGAATACTCCAATATATTTCTGACAAATTACAATGCCCTTATAGAACCTTTGACAGAATTCCCATCACAAAAACTACGGTGGGAATTCAACACAGACTCTATGATGATCCATCATTTAGTCTATGATGGGAGATCGGATGTAAAACATGGTTTGTGACATTCATCATAGATTCATCATGGGCCCATCACAGATTATAAGATGGAAACTTTCTGCTGTGTACTCCTTCCACATGACAGGTTAATCTCCAATTCAATTGTTGATATCTTAAGTACTTTATGGCCATCAGACATGAGATTCACTGGTCATGTGACATGGGCCAGCCAATCACAACCCAAAAGATATACCGCAGAGCTCATCATTAGATGTTTTACTGCTAACAAATGCATAAAACTTTACAGCAGAACAATCTTTGGAATCACCTCCTTCTATGGATACAAGTGATTCTGAAACGTCTCTGCTGTCAAGAATAGAAAGACAGGCATTTGATATGAGATGATGTTTGAAGAAATTTGCAACTGCACCCCTCGAAGTATTTAAAGTGATCAGTAACCAGAGATTGAGATGATTAAATGACTTAAATTGGCACCACTGGTTCACACACCTTATCATTTTTATAATCTCCACAGTGACACACAGTGTAATGGTTAAAAGGGCTGCAGCCCGAGCAGTCCTGTCACCAGTCACTCAACAAGCCGTATATCAGGCTAATCTAACAGATGCATGCAAAATTTCTAGGTGGATAATAGAACCAGAGAACTAATGCCTTTGATCTGAGCTGTTATGAGCATATGTAGAACATCAAACTTGCCCTTCTAAAGGCTATACAACAAAACAAATAAGCAGCTGATACATAGCCTGTACATCAGATCTATCATACTCAGCATATAAACTGTTCTCAAACTATAATCTGTCATTGAGCTGGTTTGCCTAAAGAACTATCAAATATACACTTCTGAATAATACAACATAGCATTTTATCAAGATTCCTGTTATCAGACTCGTTCCATTCTCTCCATACAGATTACAAGAGGCACCAGTCATGAGAAAGGAACCAGACTGTCATCAGGACATCTTTGTGGACGAAGTCTTACAAAGCCACTGACCAAGGCAATTGAAAACTGCCACACCTTGATCAACACATTACACTCGCACGTTAAAAGTTGAATCCTGGCACCAACTGAATACTGCACTGATACACACCATACCTGTATCAGTGCCAACCATGTCTATCAACATATCACTCACTTGCCCATATGCAAGTAATGCTACGTAAAGCACACTAAAATGCCAATATGTACATCAAGAGAGGGGTTGCATCTAAAACATATCACAGCTTAAGATACCGAATTGTTTAATGGTACAAAACTGACAACGTTAGGACTACTAAAACCTGCAGAAACCACCGATTCATTTCAAGACCTCCATAACAACATTCAATTGGCAAATTGAAGTGTGTTTCCCAAACATTAGTGTTTGTGGTGTCCATGGCCACGAGAATAACTTTTCACAATCTCACATCGGTCAATTCTGAGCTGCAGATACAACATCTCTCATTCCACCATCCTGGCTGTTGATTCCTTGAAATAACCTTGTACTCCCACAGCAGACTAATGCATATCACAGCCGTGAACATATCCATCTCCTCCACGGTTGACAACATCTCGTTTGAGAAATCATGAGAATTGAGACATCCATTTGTAAGGAGCTTTTTGATTACACAACCAATCCGCACTCCCGCTGCTCAAAATCTTGTTGTGTTATCGACCTGGAAGCATATAAACAGGGTCAAAATAAAAAGGGTCTATTCAATTAATACTGGAGAAGGCAACTCCACAGCAGAACACATTTATTCCGAAGAATTGTTAATGTGCCCCAGCACAGACACTCAAAAACCAGCAATCTTGAGTTTCTCctcattcaaaggacaaaaccaagtgacttgcccaagataACAAACAAGGTAATCCATGTCAGACACAGAACCATGAAGGTTTTGACACCATTTAACCACAAGACTACAATGGCTACATTAGAATGTCAATGGAGTTAATCAATGAATCCATTCAGAAGCCACTTCTCGATGACAGGAGAATTCATTATAGAATGCTATGTTAGAGAACGTACTTCATTAACAACATCTTCAACCTCCACTTCTGCGATCACCTCAGCTTGTTCACCTTCTTCCTCATGCTCCTCAGCCTCCTCTATAACACTAATATTCGTGTCCCCATTATCAGGCGTACTACAGCAGGAGTGTGGCACTTCCAACAAATCCCTTTGAATCGACGGTGAGCCACTCTCTCTGCCCTGACTGTTTATGACCCGCCTGAAGACCTTAGGGGATATCTTGGGAGTAGGTAGCGGGGTGTGGTGGGGAGACTTTCTGAAGCTGGTCGGGCTGCCGCTAGCACTGGGGATTCTGCTGTCGTTGACCTCGTAACATGGGAACATGGGGGTGTCAATAAGCAGCTGGAAGGAGAGGCAGGACTTGAACAGTGTGTATTTGTTCAACAAGGAATATTGATTGGAATGTCGCGAAGCAGAAAATGGGACAAGGCACCATGGAGGCTATGGATATTTAACTTCTCTGCCAAGGCGGTCTGACTCTCTTCTCAGTCCTTCTCTACTTGTAAACGTGTTTCCCCTAAGATATATTCTGAAGGCTTAAACCACCATGAAGAAGAGAGCTGATGAGAGGCAATGCTTACCGTTTGTAACACGATGTCTTCGTTGTTTTCCTCACACGCAGCCATTACTGCATCATGAACAGACAGGAATAGCAATTCCTTAGGATTCTTGTCAAAGAAATTCATCCGGCGAAACATTTCTCGGATTCGGACTGAAAGAACGACATGTATATATGATTCCCAGCTGATCTGCAATTCTGATTTGACTCGTTTTCTGACATTCTCTTTGTCTTCAGAGAGACATATCACACACTCAAGCAAAGACATTTTCCCAACAACTACTCAGGGACCTGCAACAAATTCCAACGATATTTACTTCGAAAACAATCCAAGAAACTGTATCCAGTTATCAAAAACATGACTACTTACAATTGCAATTTGTCAGGAAGACCTTGACGTCTGCTTCTTTGTATTCTCCAATAACCTGACTCAACATGTTCACACCGACGCAATCCATATATCCCATAATACTACAGTCGATCACCAGGTGATGACAATCAAACATCGGCCATTCGGGATCTGAGCTGAGGCTGCTTGGCATATTGGAAGGCACAAAACTATTCGAACCAACATTAATGACGACATTATCATCAGACTTCTTCTCAATAGTCTCATTCTCAAAAACATCCCCTTTGATGGTACTGATCTCCACCGAATCCCGATGGGAAATGTTCATGCATAGATTCACCTGAAGTCGAGAAAACAACAACGTTAACAAATGCTCACTCTTCAGCTAACAATATTGGCCATCACACACTTCTCAGTTTTGTGGCAGTTTACATATAGCTGGCAGTCCAAAATCACGAGGAGGTCTGTGAAGAAACAAGAAGTCTGTACTCACCTCTTTACTATTCTTCCTGTTATCCTTTTTCTCctctttgattttcttcttttcttctctCACTTGCTTCCTTTCATATTTCTCCCTCTTTGCCTTCAGCTTGCGAGGATTCAAACCGGTCTTTTTGTACAATTTCTTAAGGAAATATTCAGCACTCGCATAATAGAGGGAGCCGCCAAACCGAAAGAGCTTGATTCCTTTTACCTCTTCAGCCTAGAAAACAATATTTAATCCGAGGTTGAATTACTGACAAAATGGAAGGTTTTGGCGGATGTTATCTTAGACTCAGCATCACCAATCCTACTTGATTTTACCTCATTACTGAGTAAAATCGATGCCACCTATTAACAGGACAAAGTGTATCCATTCTGACTGCAAGAGTACTGAGGTTATACTCTCTAATAACTGTCAAAAACATGTTCACAGTATGTATGTATGCTCCTTAAGTAGTTTGGTCCGTAACCTGCCAATGCACTTGTATTGGGTGCTACTCGAAATAGGTGTTATGTTACTTTGGGAAAGCATGGATTGGCAAGGATGTTAGCACAACATATCAGAAACAGGTCACTTACATCATTGTAAACAGTAGTGTCCTTATAGATATCAGTATGTGGCATCCTTCCGAGAATGCACGTGTACGGCCCCTGCGTGCGCCAGACAACAGTGAAGAGGGTAAAGGCCAGGGCGATACCAAGACCAAGGTCGACATCAAGAAGGGCGGTCGCCAACCAGGAAACAATCCAGATCGACTGAAACAAGAGGTATAAAGGTCAAGGTGAACATCTCACAGTCGCCAGCTACCACACAATCGATACATGTAGAGAGGCACCAGGCCAACAACTCAAATTGGTCACAAACTGTTGTGGTACACAACAAACTCGCAAAAGATGACAAGATTGACACAAGCAGAAGCACAACATCTCATAGAATCTGGCATACTTACAAAGTCATACTTGGATATCTTCCACAGGTCTTTCAGCTGCTGGAACTGCAGGAACATTCCCTTGAGGGCGACCAGGATGATAGATGCCAAAACACACTGCAAAGATGAAAAGATGCCACATTTGCAGGTAATTCTATGTTATCAATGCAATTCTGTTCCTACCTCGGCGGAGATGAAGAGACATAGAATGTTCTCACTTATCGTCAAATCTTCATACAGAATACTTACATTTGGTAAAGACCTAAAGAGAGGAGCTACAGCCAGAAGAACCACCAGTACCAGGCTGGAAGAGATG
Protein-coding regions in this window:
- the LOC135491686 gene encoding transmembrane protein 187-like, yielding MLLLTTFLLTFVPLSLVAYCVFLGIFDAATTEIGLEHYGEKPLVSIPWLMPLNTAVNFGYVVLGLYWIYFSKKNLPTKEQFFFHIFSWFAIIYGPAQLMRFLTQSHHWAIIDQYYTLPIFAWVIPWALHYTDSYTNQKAILIEIASVLSYVLTLVTPIGFEIALGSHILLVCIIGVNCYVKHQSKDALRALILAVLNCGGFVVLKLLDLHLPKVHPFFERVSGHFLSKICDCLQIHYTLECFYAMYRTKSANEQKKR